TCAGACGCACCGAACGCCACATTGGGTGCGTCACATGCACCCAATGCCACATTGGGGCGCTACCCGCACACCGCGCTCCCCACAGCAACCACCCACCCAAACCGCGCAACAAACCGCAGCCGATGCTCCCAACCGCCGGGGGCACCCAGCCCCTCCCCAACCCCGATACAAAGCCGCCCTGCGGTTCGGGGGTGCTTGTCAAGGCATCTTTCCCGCCTTGACAAGCACCCCCGAACCGTCAGCACAATCAAGCTTCGGGGTGCCCCACGCAACCAGGGGACGGCAATGTCGCCCGCCAGGGCGACGAGCCGCCAGGCCCCCTCAAACCTGCCGATCCCCCTGCTCAGCAAAAACCCGAACCGCCTCATTGACGGACGCAGTCCGAGCCCCCCGAACCGCCTCCGCCAACGGCCGCAACGCCTCCGCCCGCCGGTTCACCGCCGAAGCCGACAACGCCCCACCGGGATCATCCGCCTGCGCAACCGCCAGAATCGCCGAAATCTCCTCCGCCCGCTGCAGAACCCGCAACGCCCGCCCAGGGGTCCCTGCAGGCCATTCCACCTGAGGCCGGGCCCGCAAATGCGCCGACAACTCGGCCCGCACCCCAGGCCGGTCGCTCGCCACGTCCAACGCCTGCAACGCCCCCGCACTGGCCCGGATAGCGTCCGTCAACCCGTGCTCAGCATCCGGCAGCGGCTGATACTCCAACGCAACCGGCGCGGGCAGCGAATACACCGTCCACCGCATCAACCCCTCGGCGATCGGCTCCGGCACCAGCCCGAACCCGAGCCCGCCGAGCACCACCGCCTCGCCGCACCGCAACGCCGCCTCGGCGAACGGCCCGCCGCCGCCAAGACCCCGCACATCGCCTGGAACCGGCAGCACGAGCTGAACACTGACCGCTCCCTGCGCCCGCAACGCGAGCAGCAGCTGCACGGGAGTGGCCGCCCGGTGAAAGGCGAGCGGGAGATCGAACGCGTCGGCCGCGGCGGGATCGGCCGCGACCACGTCGTGGGCCTCGGCCCAGTCCTGCAGGGCGTCGAGGACGTCGTCGGACGCCGCGGCCCCGTTCAGCCACGCGGAGGACCAGACGGCGAGGGTCGCACTGGGTCGGCACACGACTGCTCATTTTACCGGTTCCTCCCGCCTCCGCCGATCCCCGCCCGGCTGGAGCCGCTCCACGTCGACGGATGCCGGAACGGTCAGTAGCGTCGAAGAGGTGAATGCTGTTCCCGACGCTCTTCCCCGTACTGCCGGCGAGCTCCGCGCCGCCGGATACGCCCCGCGCCCGATCGCGCGCGAGATCCACGACAACCTGCTCGCCGCGCTGCGCGAGGGCCGTGACGCGTGGCCCGGCATCGTCGGCTTCTCCCGCACCGTGCTGCCCCAGCTCGAACGCGCCCTGCTCGCCGGCCACGACGTCGTCCTGCTCGGCGAACGCGGCCAGGGCAAGACCCGCCTGCTGCGCACCCTGGCCGGGCTCCTCGACGAGTGGACCCCGGTCATCGAGGGCTCCGAACTGGGCGAACACCCGCTCGACCCGATCACGCCCGCCTCGATCCGGCGCGCCGCCGAACTCGGCGACGACCTGCCGGTGGCCTGGCGGCACCGCAGCGAGCGCTACACGGAAAAGCTCGCCACGCCGGACACCAGCGTGGGCGACCTGATCGGCGACGTCGACCCGGTGAAGGTGGCCGAGGGCCGCAGCCTCGGCGACCCGGAGACCATCCACTTCGGACTCGTGCCGCGCGCGCACCGCGGCATCGTCGCGATCAACGAGCTGCCCGACCTCGCCGAGCGAATCCAGGTCGCACTGCTGAACGTGATGGAGGAACGGGACATCCAGGTCCGCGGCTACACGCTGCGGTTGCCGCTGGACGTCCTCCTCGTCGCGACCGCCAACCCCGAGGACTACACCAACCGCGGCCGGATCATCACGCCGCTGAAGGACCGCTTCGGCGCGGAAATCCGCACGCACTACCCGCTGGACGTGGAGTCCGAGGTCGCCGTCGTGCGCCAGGAGGCGAACCTCGTCGCGGAGGTCGGCGAGCCGCTGCTGGAGGTGCTGGCCCGGTTCGTGCGCAACCTGCGCGAATCGCCGGTGATCGACCAGCGTTCCGGCGTGTCCGCCCGGTTCGCGGTGGCGGCGGCGGAAACCGTCGCGGCGGCCGCGCTCCGCCGGGCCGCGGTGACGGGGGAGGACCCGGCGGTCGCGCGTCCGGTCGATCTCGAAGCCGTGCCCGCCGTGCTGCGCGGCAAGGTCGAGTTCGAACCCGGCGAGGAAGGCCGCGAGGTCGAGCACCTCGTGCACCTGATGCGCCGCGCGATCGCGGAAACCGCCCGCGAGCGGTTCGCCGGACTGGACCTGCGGCCGCTGTCCGACGCGGTGGCCGACGGCCACCTGGTCGCCACCGGCGAGCGCGTGCCCGGCACGGAAGTCCTTGCGGCGCTGCCGGAACTGCCCGTGCTGCACGAGGTCGCCCAGCGGGCCGGAGTGTCCGCGGACGAACCCGCGGGACGGATCGCGGCGGCCGTCGAACTTGCCCTGGAGTCGCTGTTCCTCGCCCGCAGGCTGGCGAAGGACTCCGACGGCGACACGACGGTGTACGGCGAATAATGCCGCTCTTACCGGAGGGATATTCCTACGGCCCGTGGCACGACGGGCCGGATCCGCTGGCCCCGCCCGCGGACCTGCGGGACGCGCTGGACGAGATCGGCCGCGAAGTGATGGGCGGCTCGTCCCCGCGGTCGGCGCTGGAGGAATTGCTGCGCCGCGGCACCGAACGCACCGCCGGTCTCGACGAGCTGACCCGCCGGCTGTGGCAGCGCCGCTCGCAGATCCAGCGGCGGCACCGGCTGGACGGCACGCTGCAGGAGGTCCAGCAGCTGCTGCAGGAAGCGCTCCAAGCCGAGCGCCGGGAGCTGTTCCCGGACCCCGACGACGAGGCCCGCTTCCGCGAAGCCCAGCTGGACGCGCTGCCGCCCGGCACCGCCGCGGCGGTCCGCGAGCTGAACGAGTACGACTGGCGTTCGGACGAAGCCCGGCAGAAGTACGAGCAGATCCGCGACCTGCTCGGCCGCGAGATGCTGGACGCGCGCTTCCAGGGCATGAAACAGGCGATGCAGAACGCCGGGCCCGAGGACGTCGAGCGGATCAACCAGATGCTCGGCGACCTCAACGCGCTGCTTTCCGCGCACGCCCAGGGCGCGAGCGACATCGACGAACGCTTCAGCGAGTTCATGCGGCGGCACGGCGAGTTCTTCCCGGAGAACCCGCAGAACGTCGACGAGCTGATCGACGTGCTGGCCGCCCGTTCCGCCGCCGCACAGCGGATGCTGAACTCGATGTCCGAGGAACAGCGGGCCGAATTGGCCGAGCTGGCGCAGCAGGCCTTCGGCGACCCGAGGCTGGCGCAGCAGCTGTCCGCTTTGGACTCCCAGCTGCGCGCGTTGCGGCCGGGGGAGGACTGGACGTCGTCCTCGCGCTTCCGCGGGCAAGACCCGCTGGGCCTCGGCGAAGGCGCACAGGCGATGGCCGATCTCGCGGAACTCGACGCGCTCGCCGAGCAGCTCGGCCAGTCGTACCCGGGTGCCCGCCTGGAGGACATCGATCTGGAGGCGCTGGAGCGCCAGCTCGGTCCGGACGCGGGCGTCGACGCGCGCCGGCTGTCCGAATTGGAACGAGAACTGCGTCAGCAGGGCCTGTTCGAACGCGCCGCGGACGGCACCTTGCGGTTGTCTCCCAAGGCATTGCGCCGTCTTGGCGAGACCGCACTGTCCGATGTGGTCAATTCGCTGCGCGGCAAAGCCGGGGAACGAGAGACCGAATCCGCGGGCGCGGCAGGTGAACCGACGGGTTCCAGCCGCCCCTGGCGATTCGGGGACATGCAGCCCTGGGACGTCCCGCGGACGGTGCGCAACGCCGTATTGCGCTCCACCGCGGTCGGCGCGGGGAGCGTTCGGCTCGATGTCGAGGATGTCGAGGTCATCGAGACCGAACACCGCTCCCGGGCCGCCGTCGCGCTGCTGGTCGACACGTCGTGGTCGATGGTCCAGGAGGGCCGCTGGCTGCCGATGAAACGCACCGCGCTGGCGCTGCACCAGCTGATCAGCACGAGGTTCCGCAACGACGCGCTGCAGCTGATCACCTTCGGCCGCTACGCGATGCCGGTGGAACTGCCGGAACTGGTGGGTCTGGAAGGCACCTGGGAACAAGGCACCAACGCCCACCACGCGCTGCTGCTGGCCGGACGGCACCTGCGCCGCCACCCGGACGCCCAGCCGGTGGTCCTCATGGTCACCGACGGCGAACCCACGGCCCACCTGGAACCCGACGGCGAGGCGGAATTCTCCTACCCGCCCGAACCGGCGACCATCTACAAGACACTGTCCGAAGTGGACAGGATTGCCAAACTGGGCGCGTCCGTGACCGTGTTCCGCCTCGGCGACGACCCGCGGCTGGAAGCCTTCGTGGACACCATCGCCCGCCGCTCCGGCGGCCGGGTCGTGGCCCCGGACCTGGACGGCCTGGGCGCGGCGGTAGTGGGGGATTACCTCCGCACGCGGCGCCGCTGACCCCTCGGCGAAGGTCCGTGGTCGAACACCTCGACGCGTCCTTCGTTCGTGCTCGCGCCGAACAGCCGTGTCCGCCAGGCTTGACCCTCACGCGGCGTGAGGCGTGATCGTGGTTCTCGCAAGGGCCGCACGGCCGAAGAACCGACAGGGGAGACCGATGGGCTACCGGGTGGGCGAGGTGGCGGCGCTGGCCGGCGTCACCGTGCGCACGCTGCACCACTACGACGAGATCGGGCTGCTGTCGCCGAGCGGGCGGACCGCGTCCGGCTACCGGCGCTACGAGCCCGCCGATCTCGACCGGCTGCACCGGATCCTGCTCTACCGGGAGCTCGGCTTTCCCCTGGAGACGATCGCGTCCGTGCTCGCGGATCCGGGAATCGGCGCCGACGCCCACCTGAAACGGCAGCGGGAGCTGCTGGTGGCGCAGGCGGACCGGATCGCGCACATGGTCGCGGCCGTCGATCGATTGCTGGAGGCGAGAGCCATGGGCAACGCGTTGACGCCCGAGGAGAAATTCGAAGTGTTCGGCGGGTTCCAGGCGCCGGACGGCTACTCGGAGGAGGTGGTCCGCCGGTGGGGCGGCTGCGCCGAGTGGCAGCGGACCGACCTGCCGGAGACCAAGGAGGAGTGGGCCGAGGCGGAGCGGCGGAGGAAGGACTGGGTGCGCCGGCTGCTCGCGCTGGTCGACGACGGCGCGCCCGCGGACAGCCCGGCGGCGGCCGAGCTCGCCGAGGAGCACCGGGCGATGCTGTCGGCGGTGATGGGGGAGTGCGGGTACGCGATGCAGCAGAAGATCGCCGACCTGTACGCCGACGAGCCCGCGCAGCTGGCGTTCCTCGTCCGGGAGGACGAGCAGCGGCCCGGCATCGGGGCGTACGTGCGGGACGTCGTGCGGGCGAACGCCGTCCGGCAGCGGGCCTGACCGCTCCGGTGGGAGGGACACCACAGCTGTCCCTCCCACCGGGTGGGATAACGGACGGACGTCACGCTTACAGTCGGAGGCATGCAGACTTGGTCATCCGTCGCCGTGCCCCGGCTGCCCGGCACGCCCCGCCCCCTCCGGCTCCACGACACCGCGACCGGGCAGGTCCGCCCGACGGCACCCGGCGCCGCCGCCCGGATGTACGTCTGCGGCATCACCCCCTACGACGCCACCCACCTCGGCCACGCCGCCACCTACCTCGCGTTCGACCTGGTCAACCGGATCTGGCGGGACAACGGGCACGAGGTGCACTACGTCCAGAACGTCACCGACATCGACGAGCCGCTGCTCGAGCGCGCGGAACGCGATTCGGACGACTGGATCGTGCTCGGCATGCGCGAAACGGCGCTGTTCCGCGAGGACATGGAGGCGCTGCGGGTGCTGCCGCCGCGCCAGTTCGTCGGCGCGGTCGAGGCGATCCCGGAGATCGTCGAGGTCATCGCGAAGCTGCTCGCCGACGGCAGCGCCTACCGCGCGGACGACGCCGAGTTCCCGGACGTCTACTTCGACCACAACGCGACCGGCCGGTTCGGCTACGAGTCGAGCTACGACGCCGAGACCATGGCTAAGTTCTTCGCCGAGCGCGGCGGCGACCCGGACCGTCCCGGCAAGCGGCACCCGCTGGACGCGCTGCTGTGGCGCGTCGCGCGCGAAGGCGAGCCGTCGTGGGAGTCGGAGCTGGGCGCCGGACGGCCGGGCTGGCACATCGAATGCAGCGCGATCGCGGTGAACCGCCTCGGGCTCGGGTTCGACGTCCAGGGCGGCGGTTCCGACCTGATCTTCCCGCACCACGAGTACAGCGCGGCGCACGCCGAGGCCGTCGCCGCCGATCACCCGTTCGCCCGGCACTACGTGCACGCCGGGATGATCGGGCTGGACGGCGAGAAGATGTCGAAGTCCCGCGGCAACCTGGTCTTCGTGTCGCGGCTGCGCGCCGACGGCGTCGACCCGGCGGCGATCCGGCTCGCGCTGTTCGCCGGGCACTACCGCGAGGACCGGGCGTGGACCGACCAGCTGCTGGTCGACGCGCAGGAGCGGCTGGCCCGCTGGCGCGAAGCGGTCGCGCTGCCCGCCGGACCGGACGCGGAGGACACCGTGGCCCGGCTGCGCGACCACCTCTCCGACGATTTGAACACGCCGAAGGCCCTCACCGCGATCGACGCGTGGGTCACGTCGGCGTTGCGCCGCGACGGCACCGATCAGGCCGCTCCGGGGCTGATCAAGGAGGCCGTGGACGCCTTGCTGGGCATCGTGCTCTGAGCCTTTCGGGAACGGGCAGTGGCCGGAAATCGCTCCGGCCACTGCCCGTTCTGCTAACTGTATAACGACCTATACATCCTGGCGTTGGCCGTCCGCCAGCGCCAGGTGGTCGCCTTCCCAGCGGCGGCGCAGCCACCGGTCATGCGAGGCAAGGACGACCGCGCCCGGCGCGCTGTCCAGCGCTTCGGACAGTTCCTCGGCCAGGCTGAGCGACAGGTGGTTGGTCGGCTCGTCCAGCAACAGCACGTCCGGCGGTTCCGCGAGCAGCACCGCCAGAGCCAACCGGCGACGCTGGCCCACCGAAAGCTCGCCGACCGGACGGTCGTGTTCCCTCGGCGGCAGCAGCCCGAGCGTGGACAGCGAAGGCGCCGCCTCGCCAGCGGAGGCGCGGTACACCTCCTGCGCGGTCCGCTTGGGCCGAGCGAACGTGACGTCCTGCTCCAGCAACCCGACCCGCACGCCGGGTCCGAAGTGGACAGTCCCGGCCGACGGGGTGAGCTGACCGGCGAGCACCGACAGCAGCGTGGATTTGCCCGCCCCGTTGCCGCCGGTCACGAGGAGCCGCGCGCTGCGGTCCACGTCCAGCTCGTCCAGTTGCACCCGGCCCGGCACCGCGATGCCGCGCACCGACACCGCCGGGCCTTCGCCGCTGGTGTCCGCGGTGAGCGGGGCCCGGAACCGCAGCGGCGCGGGAGGTTTGCGGACCTGCTCGCGCTCCAGCGTTTCGAGCTTGAGCTGCGCGTTGCGGACCCGGCGGGAAATCTGCTTCTGCACGCGACCGGTCTTGAAGTCGTAGAGCATCTTCGCGTTGTCGCGCGGCGCCCGGTTGTGCGCGACGCGGCGCGCGGTGCCGTGCACGGATTCCCGCAGCTGCTTGAGTTCCTCCTGTTCTTCGGTGAACCGCTGCTCCCACCGCGCTCGTTCGGCCTTTTTCTGGCCCAGGTAGTCGGTGTAGCTGCCGCCGTAGCGCGTCGCGCCGCCGACGCGGCGGTCCGCCGGAACCGGGTCCAGGTCCACGATGTCGGTGCAGACCGCGTCGAGGAACACGCGATCGTGCGAGGACAGCACGACGACGCCGGTCAGCTCCGCGAGATGGCGCTCGAGGAACTCCATGGCGTTGTCGTCGAGGTGGTTGGTCGGCTCGTCGAGCAGCATGATCCGCGGCCGCCGGACCAGCAGCGCGGCCAGTCCGAGCCGCGACCGCTGGCCGCCGGAGAGCGTGTGCAGCCGCCGGTCGTGCCGGATGTCGCCGAGCCCGAGACCGGCGAGGACGAGATCGGCGCGCCGGTCCGCGTCCCACAGGTCGTGGGCCTGCGCCCATTCGAGGACGTGGCCGTACTCGCTGAGCACCTCCGGATCGTCGGGACGTTCGGCGAGCACGGCGGCGAGCTTGTCGAGCGTCGCCGCGGCGGTGCGGATCTCGGCGAGCGCCTCGTCGAGGACGTCGGAAACCCTCGCGGTGCCGGCGAACGGCAGTTCCTGGAAGAGAAAGCCGAGGTCGCCGTGCCGCACGACGTCGCCGGCGCGCGGGACTTCCAGCCCGGCGAGCAGCCGGAGCAGGGTGGATTTCCCGACCCCGTTTTCGCCGACGAGACCGATCCGCCTTCCGGGCGACGCGACGAGCGAAACGCCGTTGAGGACGGTGCGGGCGCCGTAGCCGAAAACGAGGTCGGAGGCGTGCAGGACAGTAGACATGAGTGAACACCGGGCCTTTGCGGTGGAAGCGAAATCCCCGACGGGCAACGCGCGGCTTCCCGGGAGCAGGGCTCGACCGGGAGCGGCCTCGATGCGGGGAGGGCTCGGTTCAGCTGTCCATGATGGCGGAGAGCATAACGCGGAGGGCGTCTCGCCGGGCAAATGGTTTTTCGCGGAGTTCGCGCGCGGTGGCGCTAGCGTTGCCGAAGTTCAGGCAACTGGTTCATCGACTGAGGGGCTCCGACGTGGCTGAAATCGTGCTGTACCACCACATTCAGGGATTGACCGACGGAGTCCGGAGCGTGGCC
The nucleotide sequence above comes from Amycolatopsis sp. AA4. Encoded proteins:
- a CDS encoding ABC-F family ATP-binding cassette domain-containing protein, with product MSTVLHASDLVFGYGARTVLNGVSLVASPGRRIGLVGENGVGKSTLLRLLAGLEVPRAGDVVRHGDLGFLFQELPFAGTARVSDVLDEALAEIRTAAATLDKLAAVLAERPDDPEVLSEYGHVLEWAQAHDLWDADRRADLVLAGLGLGDIRHDRRLHTLSGGQRSRLGLAALLVRRPRIMLLDEPTNHLDDNAMEFLERHLAELTGVVVLSSHDRVFLDAVCTDIVDLDPVPADRRVGGATRYGGSYTDYLGQKKAERARWEQRFTEEQEELKQLRESVHGTARRVAHNRAPRDNAKMLYDFKTGRVQKQISRRVRNAQLKLETLEREQVRKPPAPLRFRAPLTADTSGEGPAVSVRGIAVPGRVQLDELDVDRSARLLVTGGNGAGKSTLLSVLAGQLTPSAGTVHFGPGVRVGLLEQDVTFARPKRTAQEVYRASAGEAAPSLSTLGLLPPREHDRPVGELSVGQRRRLALAVLLAEPPDVLLLDEPTNHLSLSLAEELSEALDSAPGAVVLASHDRWLRRRWEGDHLALADGQRQDV
- a CDS encoding VWA domain-containing protein, translating into MPLLPEGYSYGPWHDGPDPLAPPADLRDALDEIGREVMGGSSPRSALEELLRRGTERTAGLDELTRRLWQRRSQIQRRHRLDGTLQEVQQLLQEALQAERRELFPDPDDEARFREAQLDALPPGTAAAVRELNEYDWRSDEARQKYEQIRDLLGREMLDARFQGMKQAMQNAGPEDVERINQMLGDLNALLSAHAQGASDIDERFSEFMRRHGEFFPENPQNVDELIDVLAARSAAAQRMLNSMSEEQRAELAELAQQAFGDPRLAQQLSALDSQLRALRPGEDWTSSSRFRGQDPLGLGEGAQAMADLAELDALAEQLGQSYPGARLEDIDLEALERQLGPDAGVDARRLSELERELRQQGLFERAADGTLRLSPKALRRLGETALSDVVNSLRGKAGERETESAGAAGEPTGSSRPWRFGDMQPWDVPRTVRNAVLRSTAVGAGSVRLDVEDVEVIETEHRSRAAVALLVDTSWSMVQEGRWLPMKRTALALHQLISTRFRNDALQLITFGRYAMPVELPELVGLEGTWEQGTNAHHALLLAGRHLRRHPDAQPVVLMVTDGEPTAHLEPDGEAEFSYPPEPATIYKTLSEVDRIAKLGASVTVFRLGDDPRLEAFVDTIARRSGGRVVAPDLDGLGAAVVGDYLRTRRR
- the mshC gene encoding cysteine--1-D-myo-inosityl 2-amino-2-deoxy-alpha-D-glucopyranoside ligase translates to MQTWSSVAVPRLPGTPRPLRLHDTATGQVRPTAPGAAARMYVCGITPYDATHLGHAATYLAFDLVNRIWRDNGHEVHYVQNVTDIDEPLLERAERDSDDWIVLGMRETALFREDMEALRVLPPRQFVGAVEAIPEIVEVIAKLLADGSAYRADDAEFPDVYFDHNATGRFGYESSYDAETMAKFFAERGGDPDRPGKRHPLDALLWRVAREGEPSWESELGAGRPGWHIECSAIAVNRLGLGFDVQGGGSDLIFPHHEYSAAHAEAVAADHPFARHYVHAGMIGLDGEKMSKSRGNLVFVSRLRADGVDPAAIRLALFAGHYREDRAWTDQLLVDAQERLARWREAVALPAGPDAEDTVARLRDHLSDDLNTPKALTAIDAWVTSALRRDGTDQAAPGLIKEAVDALLGIVL
- a CDS encoding ATP-binding protein, whose amino-acid sequence is MNAVPDALPRTAGELRAAGYAPRPIAREIHDNLLAALREGRDAWPGIVGFSRTVLPQLERALLAGHDVVLLGERGQGKTRLLRTLAGLLDEWTPVIEGSELGEHPLDPITPASIRRAAELGDDLPVAWRHRSERYTEKLATPDTSVGDLIGDVDPVKVAEGRSLGDPETIHFGLVPRAHRGIVAINELPDLAERIQVALLNVMEERDIQVRGYTLRLPLDVLLVATANPEDYTNRGRIITPLKDRFGAEIRTHYPLDVESEVAVVRQEANLVAEVGEPLLEVLARFVRNLRESPVIDQRSGVSARFAVAAAETVAAAALRRAAVTGEDPAVARPVDLEAVPAVLRGKVEFEPGEEGREVEHLVHLMRRAIAETARERFAGLDLRPLSDAVADGHLVATGERVPGTEVLAALPELPVLHEVAQRAGVSADEPAGRIAAAVELALESLFLARRLAKDSDGDTTVYGE
- a CDS encoding MerR family transcriptional regulator yields the protein MGYRVGEVAALAGVTVRTLHHYDEIGLLSPSGRTASGYRRYEPADLDRLHRILLYRELGFPLETIASVLADPGIGADAHLKRQRELLVAQADRIAHMVAAVDRLLEARAMGNALTPEEKFEVFGGFQAPDGYSEEVVRRWGGCAEWQRTDLPETKEEWAEAERRRKDWVRRLLALVDDGAPADSPAAAELAEEHRAMLSAVMGECGYAMQQKIADLYADEPAQLAFLVREDEQRPGIGAYVRDVVRANAVRQRA